A stretch of Triticum aestivum cultivar Chinese Spring chromosome 1D, IWGSC CS RefSeq v2.1, whole genome shotgun sequence DNA encodes these proteins:
- the LOC123179993 gene encoding cysteine-rich repeat secretory protein 55 yields the protein MHANKSLVAAIASLRATHITSKRIQQAMASSSSSPLLMLLLLPLLLAMARPCSAVDAIGTYCAKNGTSAETQASIDQVLAALVPRASAAYYATATAGRSSSAVWGLAQCRGDVPRQDCSLCLAAAAKEVASSCRGSSDGRVFYDYCLLRYSTSNFVGLADTGYTLILLNTQNATGVDLAAFDRAQGKLMSRVASEAGDAANKGLATDTTRLGSEGGGAKTTIYGLGWCTRDITAADCGLCVAQAVAELPNYCRYRRGCRVIYSSCMARYEVYPFFFPLDGADESADELGQCDKIVLNYP from the coding sequence ATGCATGCAAACAAATCACTAGTAGCAGCTATAGCTAGCCTACGAGCCACACACATCACATCAAAGCGCATCCAGCAGGCaatggcgtcctcctcctcgtctccgctgctcatgttgctgctgctgccgctcctGCTCGCCATGGCGCGCCCGTGCTCCGCCGTCGACGCCATCGGCACCTACTGCGCCAAGAACGGCACCAGCGCGGAGACGCAGGCCAGCATCGACCAGGTCCTCGCGGCGCTCGTCCCGCGCGCCTCGGCCGCCTACTACGCCACGGCCACCGCCGGCCGCTCCTCGTCCGCGGTCTGGGGCCTCGCGCAGTGCCGCGGCGACGTGCCGCGCCAGGACTGCTCGCTCTGCCTCGCCGCCGCGGCCAAGGAGGTCGCGTCGTCCTGCCGCGGCAGCTCCGACGGCCGGGTCTTCTACGACTACTGCCTGCTCCGGTACTCCACCTCCAACTTCGTCGGCCTCGCGGACACGGGCTACACGCTCATCCTCCTCAACACCCAGAACGCCACCGGCGTCGACCTGGCCGCGTTCGACCGGGCGCAGGGGAAACTCATGTCCCGCGTCGCCTCCGAGGCCGGCGACGCCGCCAACAAGGGGCTTGCGACGGACACGACGAGGCTCGGCAGCGAGGGCGGCGGAGCCAAGACGACCATCTACGGGCTCGGCTGGTGCACCAGGGACATCACGGCGGCGGACTGCGGGCTTTGCGTGGCGCAGGCGGTGGCGGAGCTGCCCAACTACTGCCGGTACCGGCGTGGGTGCCGCGTCATCTACAGCAGCTGCATGGCGCGCTACGAGGTGTACCCCTTCTTCTTCCCCCTCGACGGCGCCGACGAGTCGGCCGACGAGCTCGGACAGTGCGACAAGATCGTCTTGAACTACCCGTGA